TTTTTTAATAAAGAAAATCAAGAATGCTCCAATTGCCATAATCGGCAAAGCATACTCCCCTACATCAAAACCTATAATAAACGCGGTGACAGTTGTTCCGATATTTGCCCCCATGATAACTCCGATCGCTTGACGAAGTGTCATGAATCCTGCCGAAACAAGCCCTACTGTGATAACGGTTGTTCCCGAACTAGATTGAATCAAAATCGTAACGACGATCCCAACCAAGACGCCCATAAATGGATTTGTTGTGAAACGATCGAGAATATTTCGCAATCGGTCTCCAGCTGCCTTTTGCAAACCGTCTCCCATATATTTTATCGCAAATAAGAAGATCCCCAATCCTCCTATAAATTGAAACAACATTTCTTGCCAATTCACTTCCACGAATGAATTCAACTCCTAGAATAATAGTTTTTCACGTCCCTATTATCCTTTTTAACAGGTATAATTGTAAAGAAACTATACAAAAAATTTACACGAACGTAATATTCCAACATCTATATGGAAAAAGAAGGAGATTTTCGATGTTTTATCTACAACTTTTTAAAGCTTCCCTATCAAGTCCCAAAAAATTAGCAGCTTTTCGAATGCTTCCCATTGGGAAAGTCATGAAGTATCTATTTACATTAGTCACACTTATTTCCATTGTATCTTTTTTAACGTTTACATCTTCTATTACCTCGTTCGGTGAGATGGATGTGACATTTCCTAATTATATGGAAGAAATGAAATGGATCTTGTACCCTTTTGCGATTATTTTACAATTTGTTGTAGCAACGCTTTTGTTATTTACTCAAATTAGTATTGTTGCATATATTGGGTTATTAATCGGAAGAGTCTGGAAGAGACGAATAGAGTTCCGTCAAATTTGGAGGACTGCAGCCATAGCTTATACGGCTCCATTTCTTGTAGCTTTTATATTGAACTTCTTTCCCACTTCTGATACGGTTGGAACTTTTGTTAGTTTTCTACTCCATTTAGTCGTTGTGCTCTGGTCTGTGTCGTTTTATCCAAAAAATGTGGCATAAAGTAAGATCTCTTCACATACAAGTGTGAAGAGGTGATTTTCATGAAAATAGTCGGACTAGCAATTGTCATACTACTGATTAGCACAATGATTCGCATGGACTTAGTAGAAGGAACAATCTCATTAGCAAATTTCGAGGAATCGAGTCAATGTGAGGAGTCCCATTCTCCAGTGGACTATGTCGTTGTAAAAGTAGAAGAAGAAGATTCCATTGAATCGTTACTTGGAATATATAGTGATTCCCAGCTTTCATTCCCAGAAAAAGTGCAAGCATTTTATGTATTAAATCCAGTGTATAAAAAACAGGAGATACTTCCTGGAGAGTTGGTCAAAATTCCGGTAACCTCTCTTATACCAACTACTTGTACAAAGTAATCGGAATCTTTCTTTCTTGTGTTTCGTCCTAAATCACTGATAAGATATAGGATAGAGATGGCGCAAGCCTCAGAAGGAGAGATTGAGATATGCCAGAAATAATACATCGTTCTAAAACACGTCCTGTACGTGTTGGAGACCTTACTATAGGTGGAAGTAATGAGCTTTTCATTCAAAGTATGACAACAACAAAAACACATGATGTGGAAGCAACAGTTGCGGAGATTCACCGTTTAGAAGAAGCTGGTTGTCAAATTGTTCGTGTCGCTTGTCCTGATGAGCGAGCAGCAGATGCGATCGCAGACATAAAAAAACAAATAAATATTCCTTTAGTGGTCGATATTCACTTCGATTATAAATTGGCATTGAAAGCAATTGAAAATGGTGCTGATAAGATTCGGATTAATCCCGGTAATATCGGACGTAAAGAAAAAGTAGAAGCGGTTGTCAATGCTGCTAAAGCGAAAGGCATACCCATCCGTATTGGTGTAAACGCTGGATCACTTGAGCGCAAAATTTTAGAAAAATACGGCTACCCTACTGCTGATGGTATGGTAGAAAGTGCCTTACACCATATCAAAATTCTAGAGGACTTGGACTTCCATGATATTATCGTATCGCTTAAAGCGAGTGATGTTAGCTTAGCTATAGAAGCGTACGTTAAAGCCTCACAAGCATTCGATTATCCTCTACATTTAGGGATTACGGAGTCAGGGACCTTATTTGCCGGTTCCATAAAAAGTGCAGCTGGACTAGGAGCACTTTTAAGTCATGGCATTGGGAATACTTTACGAGTTTCGTTAAGTGCTGACCCTGTGGAAGAAATCAAAGTAGCTCGAGAGTTACTTAAAGTCTTTGGCCTTTCTTCTAATGCAGCGACCTTAATTTCATGTCCTACTTGTGGGCGAATTGAAATTGATCTCATCTCCATAGCAAATGAAGTAGAAGAATATATTTCTCATATTAAAGCACCAATTAAAGTAGCGGTACTTGGTTGTGCAGTAAACGGACCTGGTGAAGCCCGCGAAGCTGATATTGGAATTGCAGGAGCACGTGGAGAAGGACTTCTATTCATGAAAGGAAAAACTGTTCGTAAAGTTCCCGAAGAGACGATGGTAGAAGAGCTAAAACTAGAAATCGATAAAATTGCGCAAGAATATTTTGAAAAGCAAGCTGCGGAAAAAGAATTGGAAGTGAAATAATGCCGAAACAATCTATTCGATTCGGAATTGATATCGATGGAACGGTCACATGTCCAACTTCCCTTTTACCGCATATAAACGAGGCATTTTCTTGTAATTTAGTTTTAGACGATATTAAAGAGTATGATTTAACGGCTGCTTTCCCCGTGGATCGCAATGCGTTTTACAAATGGTTTAAAGAAGCGGAACCAAAAATTTATGAAACCTCCCCTATTCAACAACACGCAAAGCAAGTTTTAGATAAATGGAAAAAACAACATGAGGTGTATTTTATCTCCGCACGTGGTGAAAATGTGTGGGATGTAACTGTCGATTGGTTCAAGAAAGAAGAAGTTCTTTATGATCATTTAATTTTAACAGGTTCTCATGACAAAATTAGTGCTGCTAAAGAGCATAAAATTGAATTGTTTTTAGAAGATAAACATGATAATGCAGTTACGCTTCATGAAGAATTAAACATTCCTGTTTTACTTTTTAACACACCATACAATCAAGAACCTATACCTGATGGTGTTCACCGAGTGAACAATTGGAAAGAAGCAGAACATTGGGTAGACCGTTTCATCATTACCAATGCATTTCCCATAAAATAACGAAGACCCATTGTGTTTTTCCACAATGGGTCTTTTCCTATTCATATTTAT
The Paenisporosarcina cavernae genome window above contains:
- a CDS encoding DUF1189 family protein, encoding MFYLQLFKASLSSPKKLAAFRMLPIGKVMKYLFTLVTLISIVSFLTFTSSITSFGEMDVTFPNYMEEMKWILYPFAIILQFVVATLLLFTQISIVAYIGLLIGRVWKRRIEFRQIWRTAAIAYTAPFLVAFILNFFPTSDTVGTFVSFLLHLVVVLWSVSFYPKNVA
- the ispG gene encoding flavodoxin-dependent (E)-4-hydroxy-3-methylbut-2-enyl-diphosphate synthase, whose protein sequence is MIHRSKTRPVRVGDLTIGGSNELFIQSMTTTKTHDVEATVAEIHRLEEAGCQIVRVACPDERAADAIADIKKQINIPLVVDIHFDYKLALKAIENGADKIRINPGNIGRKEKVEAVVNAAKAKGIPIRIGVNAGSLERKILEKYGYPTADGMVESALHHIKILEDLDFHDIIVSLKASDVSLAIEAYVKASQAFDYPLHLGITESGTLFAGSIKSAAGLGALLSHGIGNTLRVSLSADPVEEIKVARELLKVFGLSSNAATLISCPTCGRIEIDLISIANEVEEYISHIKAPIKVAVLGCAVNGPGEAREADIGIAGARGEGLLFMKGKTVRKVPEETMVEELKLEIDKIAQEYFEKQAAEKELEVK